The Mesorhizobium loti genome includes a region encoding these proteins:
- a CDS encoding DUF445 domain-containing protein — MSQSASSLAPVRFDADADTKLSALRRTKFVAAAALALCVAVFALAKSFEHIHPWLGFVAAFAEAATIGGLADWYAVVALFRRPLGLPIPHTAIIPENQNRIADNLGRFIEVNFLAPEPVREKLAEVDFSALVADWLADTERAAGLSRFVVRLVPQTLAAVEQSGLRGFVTSRMLEQIEKVPLAPLAAELLSALTDDRRHQKLFDEFTKVIGRFLNDEQALATMREKIREELPSLFNLFRADAYLLKKIVASAGSLLDEVRADPDHPMRAEFDHFAQAFIEKLRTSKQYAKRAEKLKRDFLARPEVKGLAVDMWASLSQFIEQDAKAPNSVIRAHLTNMFVEVGRHLASDAQIRADMNQGFVVALASFVESQKSGVSTFIADQVKRWDLAQLTRLIEMNIGKDLQYIRFNGMIIGGLAGVVLYVAERLFLVN, encoded by the coding sequence TGCGTGGCGGTGTTTGCGCTCGCCAAATCCTTCGAGCACATCCATCCGTGGCTCGGCTTCGTCGCTGCCTTTGCCGAGGCGGCGACCATCGGTGGGCTCGCCGACTGGTACGCGGTGGTGGCGCTGTTTCGACGGCCGCTGGGACTGCCGATCCCGCACACCGCCATCATCCCCGAGAACCAGAACCGCATCGCCGACAATCTCGGCCGCTTCATCGAGGTCAACTTCCTCGCCCCTGAGCCGGTGCGTGAAAAGCTTGCTGAGGTCGATTTCTCGGCCCTGGTCGCCGACTGGCTGGCCGATACCGAACGCGCCGCCGGCCTGTCGCGCTTCGTCGTGCGGCTGGTGCCGCAGACGCTGGCCGCCGTCGAACAATCCGGCCTGCGCGGTTTCGTCACCAGCCGCATGCTCGAACAGATCGAGAAGGTCCCGCTGGCGCCGCTGGCCGCCGAGCTGCTCTCCGCCCTGACCGATGATCGCCGCCACCAGAAACTGTTCGACGAATTCACCAAGGTGATCGGCCGGTTCCTCAACGACGAACAGGCGCTGGCGACGATGCGCGAGAAGATCCGCGAGGAACTGCCGTCGCTGTTCAACCTGTTCAGAGCCGACGCCTATCTCCTGAAGAAGATCGTCGCTTCGGCCGGCTCGCTGCTCGACGAGGTGAGGGCCGATCCCGACCACCCGATGCGCGCCGAATTCGACCATTTCGCTCAAGCCTTCATCGAAAAGCTGAGGACATCGAAGCAATATGCCAAGCGCGCCGAGAAGCTGAAGCGCGATTTCCTGGCCCGGCCGGAAGTCAAGGGATTGGCCGTCGACATGTGGGCAAGCCTCAGCCAGTTCATCGAGCAGGACGCCAAGGCGCCGAATTCGGTTATCCGCGCGCATCTCACCAACATGTTCGTCGAGGTCGGTCGGCATCTTGCCAGCGATGCGCAGATAAGGGCCGACATGAACCAAGGGTTCGTGGTGGCGCTCGCGTCGTTCGTGGAGAGCCAGAAGAGCGGCGTGTCGACATTCATCGCCGACCAGGTCAAGCGCTGGGACCTCGCGCAGCTGACAAGGCTGATCGAGATGAACATCGGCAAGGACCTGCAATACATCCGCTTCAACGGCATGATCATCGGCGGGCTCGCGGGTGTCGTGCTCTATGTGGCCGAGCGGCTGTTCCTCGTGAATTGA
- a CDS encoding MaoC family dehydratase yields the protein MTEIRPKTPPTFDQLRTMAGQELGVSEWTTVDQNRIDQFAECTGDHQWIHVDPERARRQSPFRTTIAHGYLTLSIIGALALGMGIVPENTQAAFNYGFDKVRFLAPVRVGARIRLRTTLLSMEDRGPGQYLMKAANTVEIEGEEKPALMAETLVMLYERRKRAGA from the coding sequence ATGACTGAAATACGGCCTAAAACGCCGCCGACCTTCGACCAGTTGAGGACGATGGCCGGGCAAGAGCTCGGTGTGTCGGAATGGACGACGGTCGACCAAAACCGCATCGACCAGTTCGCCGAATGCACCGGCGACCATCAATGGATTCATGTCGATCCTGAAAGGGCACGGCGGCAAAGCCCGTTCCGCACGACGATCGCGCATGGCTATCTGACGCTGTCGATCATCGGCGCGCTGGCGCTCGGAATGGGCATCGTGCCCGAGAATACGCAGGCGGCCTTCAATTATGGCTTCGACAAGGTGCGGTTCCTGGCGCCGGTCAGGGTCGGCGCGCGCATCAGGCTGCGCACCACGCTGCTGTCCATGGAGGACAGGGGCCCCGGCCAGTATCTGATGAAGGCGGCCAACACGGTCGAGATCGAAGGCGAGGAAAAACCTGCCCTGATGGCAGAAACGCTGGTCATGCTCTATGAACGCCGCAAGCGGGCAGGAGCCTGA
- a CDS encoding phasin family protein codes for MAKQPESDSFMDMFGRFGRDLKVPNVDVEAILAHHRKNLEALEKSARAGAAGASSLLSRQREMLQDTLREVTEVAQSYRAPGNPQELMAKQTEFARKSFEAALKNAGEVAELVKKSGTESADILRKRIKEAMEEIRAGYEKK; via the coding sequence ATGGCAAAACAACCGGAATCCGATTCCTTCATGGACATGTTCGGCAGGTTCGGCCGCGACCTGAAGGTGCCCAATGTCGATGTCGAAGCGATCCTCGCCCATCATCGCAAGAATCTCGAAGCGCTGGAGAAATCGGCACGAGCCGGTGCCGCCGGCGCGTCCTCGCTGTTGTCCAGACAGCGCGAAATGCTGCAGGACACGCTGCGCGAGGTCACCGAGGTAGCACAAAGCTACAGGGCGCCGGGCAATCCGCAGGAACTGATGGCCAAACAGACGGAGTTTGCCAGAAAGTCCTTCGAGGCGGCGTTGAAGAATGCCGGCGAAGTGGCTGAACTGGTCAAGAAATCCGGTACCGAATCGGCCGACATCCTGCGCAAGCGCATCAAGGAGGCGATGGAGGAAATCCGCGCCGGCTACGAGAAGAAGTAG